In Kiritimatiellia bacterium, a single genomic region encodes these proteins:
- the rplK gene encoding 50S ribosomal protein L11 — MAKKVVAIVKLQIPAGQANPAPPVGPALGQQGVNIMAFCKEFNAATQKDAGLVIPVIITVYQDKSFSFVTKSPPASTLLKRAAGIAKGSGTPNREKVGKVTRKQLMEIAKIKEKDLNARDLEHACRMIEGTARSMGVEVVD, encoded by the coding sequence ATGGCAAAGAAAGTTGTAGCGATTGTCAAACTGCAGATTCCCGCGGGACAGGCAAATCCGGCGCCGCCAGTGGGCCCGGCGCTGGGTCAGCAGGGCGTCAACATCATGGCGTTCTGCAAGGAATTCAATGCCGCCACCCAGAAGGACGCCGGACTGGTTATTCCCGTGATTATCACGGTGTATCAGGACAAGTCCTTCTCCTTCGTCACAAAAAGCCCGCCTGCCTCGACACTGCTCAAGCGCGCGGCCGGGATTGCGAAGGGCTCCGGAACACCCAATCGCGAGAAGGTGGGCAAGGTGACCCGCAAGCAATTGATGGAGATCGCGAAGATCAAGGAAAAGGATTTGAACGCACGAGATCTGGAACATGCGTGCCGCATGATCGAAGGAACGGCGCGCAGCATGGGAGTCGAGGTGGTGGACTGA
- the rplJ gene encoding 50S ribosomal protein L10 — protein sequence MRAEKVSMLNEVRTKLSGTKFFFLANYQGMSVGKTDDLRRRLRAQKASMQVVQNKHFLMAVRDLGYPEIDTRALRGPSAMIFGQGDVVAVAKVLKDFIRENEKPVVKVGGLQGRWLSREDVDSLAALPSREVLLGQVVGTIAAPMSRLVGALQQKVASVLYVLKAYADKKGQTSQSA from the coding sequence ATGAGAGCGGAAAAGGTTTCCATGCTCAACGAGGTGCGGACGAAATTGTCCGGCACCAAGTTCTTTTTCCTGGCCAACTACCAGGGAATGTCAGTTGGCAAGACCGACGACCTGCGCAGGCGGCTCCGGGCGCAGAAGGCATCCATGCAGGTGGTGCAAAACAAGCACTTCCTGATGGCTGTCAGAGATCTGGGTTATCCGGAAATCGATACCCGGGCGCTTCGCGGCCCATCGGCCATGATTTTCGGGCAGGGGGATGTCGTTGCCGTCGCCAAGGTGTTGAAGGATTTTATTCGCGAGAACGAAAAGCCGGTCGTCAAGGTCGGTGGGCTGCAGGGGCGGTGGCTGTCGCGCGAGGATGTGGACAGCCTGGCTGCGCTCCCGTCCCGCGAAGTGCTCCTGGGCCAGGTGGTCGGGACGATCGCGGCGCCGATGTCGCGCCTGGTTGGCGCGTTGCAGCAGAAGGTAGCCAGCGTGCTGTATGTGCTGAAAGCCTATGCGGACAAGAAGGGGCAGACCTCTCAGTCCGCGTAA
- a CDS encoding ABC transporter ATP-binding protein/permease produces the protein MSTSSHRLNRYLRVYRGSVALGALCVSLYLAGSVANPIVLRKVIDGMQEGTPPADTAIGLTAFLGIAATVFACSVAMRRTLLGLANRVEHDLRRDVFQHLTQMDAAFFQRERTGDLMTKMSSDLAAIREMIGQGLLQGSRMALGFPLAFGVMFTTNVRLAAIVAALLPVISVLFFVLIRLVRRYYDLAQEQFSTIANFAQETFAGIRTIKGFGIEDRRRHRFAELNREFIRRNMALSRIEEPVWPFMMFLYWIGAVLLLVFAGHQILRGEISLGVYVQFQQHLVFLQWPMLALGWTINLFQRGRTSWSRVRQILDARPDVVDPPPAVAVPFPAGAGIDFRGVCLRLGERNILNGITLHIPAGQCLGITGPTGSGKTMMAALLARLFDPSEGEILIGGVPINRIPLAELRRRIGMVQQEPFLFSDTVAGNLSFGLEPAEDPFATHEAAIRRVAAIAHLTDEIREFSQEFHTPVGERGVTLSGGQRRRAALARALAREPQILVLDDVFSAVDTQTESKILDALIPAIRGKTVLLISHRVSTLRHADRIIVLDGGRIVQDGRHEELVNQSGYYRELDEIQRLEARLEDPA, from the coding sequence GTGTCTACCAGCTCCCATCGGTTAAACCGTTACCTGCGGGTGTATCGCGGGAGCGTCGCACTCGGCGCGCTGTGCGTCTCGCTCTACCTCGCCGGCAGCGTCGCGAACCCAATCGTCCTGCGCAAGGTGATTGATGGGATGCAGGAGGGCACACCCCCCGCAGACACCGCCATTGGACTGACCGCCTTCCTGGGAATCGCCGCGACGGTCTTCGCGTGCTCGGTGGCGATGCGCCGCACCCTCTTGGGGCTTGCGAACCGTGTGGAACATGACCTGAGGCGGGACGTTTTCCAGCACCTGACACAGATGGACGCCGCATTCTTTCAGCGTGAGCGGACGGGCGATCTGATGACCAAGATGTCCTCCGACCTGGCTGCGATACGCGAAATGATCGGGCAGGGGCTTTTGCAGGGATCCAGAATGGCTTTAGGGTTTCCCCTCGCCTTCGGCGTGATGTTCACAACGAATGTGCGGCTAGCCGCCATCGTCGCCGCGCTGCTGCCGGTCATCAGCGTGCTGTTTTTTGTCCTGATCCGGCTTGTCCGCAGATATTACGACCTCGCCCAGGAACAGTTCTCCACCATTGCGAATTTTGCCCAGGAGACCTTCGCGGGGATCCGCACAATCAAGGGATTTGGGATTGAAGACCGACGCCGCCATCGCTTTGCCGAACTCAACCGCGAGTTTATCCGCCGCAACATGGCGCTATCCCGGATCGAGGAGCCGGTCTGGCCGTTTATGATGTTTCTGTACTGGATCGGCGCCGTGCTGTTGCTGGTCTTCGCAGGTCACCAGATTCTCCGCGGGGAAATTTCGCTCGGCGTCTACGTCCAGTTCCAGCAACACCTCGTGTTCCTCCAGTGGCCGATGCTCGCGCTCGGCTGGACGATAAATTTGTTTCAGCGCGGGAGAACGAGCTGGTCTCGCGTCCGGCAAATCCTCGATGCCCGGCCCGACGTTGTTGATCCGCCACCGGCCGTCGCGGTCCCCTTCCCCGCTGGCGCCGGCATCGACTTCCGCGGCGTCTGCCTGCGGCTTGGGGAGCGCAACATCCTGAACGGCATCACCCTTCACATTCCCGCGGGCCAGTGTCTCGGAATCACCGGCCCCACGGGGAGCGGCAAAACGATGATGGCCGCTCTGCTCGCGCGACTCTTCGACCCCTCCGAAGGCGAGATTCTAATCGGCGGCGTGCCCATCAACCGAATTCCGCTCGCGGAGCTGCGGCGTAGGATCGGCATGGTCCAACAGGAGCCCTTTTTGTTTTCCGACACGGTCGCCGGCAATCTTTCATTCGGGCTGGAGCCGGCGGAGGATCCCTTTGCCACACACGAGGCCGCGATTCGACGAGTTGCGGCCATTGCGCATCTGACCGATGAGATCCGCGAGTTCTCTCAGGAATTCCATACCCCGGTCGGCGAGCGCGGCGTGACCTTGTCGGGCGGCCAGCGCCGCCGCGCGGCGCTGGCCCGCGCGCTCGCGCGAGAGCCGCAAATTCTGGTGCTGGACGATGTGTTCTCCGCAGTGGACACCCAAACGGAATCCAAAATTCTCGACGCGCTGATTCCCGCGATTCGGGGCAAAACGGTACTGCTGATCAGTCACCGCGTCTCCACCCTCCGACACGCCGACCGAATCATCGTGCTGGATGGCGGCCGGATCGTGCAGGACGGCCGGCATGAGGAGCTGGTCAACCAATCAGGCTATTATCGGGAACTCGATGAAATCCAGCGGCTCGAGGCGCGCCTGGAGGATCCTGCATGA
- the rpoB gene encoding DNA-directed RNA polymerase subunit beta, with the protein MANRINYGKLKDILEPPDLIEIQLNSYRDFLQLDTPPTKRKRIGLQAVFKEVFPIESYDGKVVLDFVKYDISEPKMGPLECLREGQSYAAPLYVTFRLKDGDEVREEDVYMGEVPLMTHQGSFIINGAERVVVSQLHRSPGICFEQNLHPNGTMLYSFRIIPDRGSWLEVQFDTSDNLHLYLDRTRRRRKFLVSTFLRALGYDTDDDLLSLFYTIEDLDLKGAVSDEQIRHRVLRDDAIDLNSNTVLGRRFEPITRDLVKSMKVAGIESVRAVNVSWDEGLLLKTIQKDPTRSTDEALKDIYTKLRPGDPPTISNAKQLLKRIFFDPRRYDLGRVGRYKIQQKLGLPEMADGDEARILHKEDLIAAIKYLVNLRKGEGTVDDIDHLGSRRVRTVGELLENQCRVGLARTERLVKERMTIFDTSTEKLTPQKLINPKALSAVIRDFFGRSQLSQFMDQTNPLAELTHKRRLSALGPGGLSRERAGFEVRDVHSSHYGRICPIETPEGPNIGLISSLSTYARVNAFGFIESPYRKVIEGRVTDEVDYLTADQEENYVIAQANAPVDENGRFVGKTVPVRYRGDFLEVPPDRVDYIDLSPKQLVSVAASLIPFLEHDDANRALMGSNMQRQAVPLLRSERPYVATGMEAKVARDSRVIVLAEAPGKVAYVSASKIIVSVDGEMPTKKTPKSDYQVYELRKFMRSNGGTCINQKPIVRVGQRVKKGDVLADGPCTDQGELALGKNVLVAFMPWCGYNFEDAILISERLVREDVYTSIHIEEFECGARDTKLGPEEITRDIPNVGEDALKNLDHDGVVRIGAEVKPGDILVGKITPKSETELAPEERLLRAIFGEKAADVKDTSLTVPSGTYGIVMDVKVSARQDNKETKLTPAERRKQIKQIETEFAEKHERLTEDLTEALSNILLGEKIPLDVVNVETGEVIIPANRKITKTLLRKLAAAYNHIEIDPSPIQLKIQTIINEYAAKFSDLELERDRQLDRIESGDEIESGIIKQVKVYVASKKKLSVGDKMAGRHGNKGVIAKIVPDEDMPFLPDGTPVDIVLNPLGVPSRMNVGQVLETHLGIACRMLGIHAATPVFDGISEKAIRELMVKAGLDEDGKTVLYDGRTGEPFDQRVMVGVIYMLKLHHLVSDKIHARAVGPYSLVTQQPLGGKAQYGGQRFGEMEVWAMEAYGAAYALQELLTVKSDDVQGRTRIYESIVKGENVLDAGMPESFNVLMKEMQSLALDIRVHRGKES; encoded by the coding sequence ATGGCGAATCGGATCAACTACGGCAAACTGAAGGATATTCTGGAACCGCCGGATCTTATTGAGATCCAACTGAACTCCTATCGGGACTTTTTGCAGCTCGACACGCCGCCGACCAAGCGCAAGCGAATTGGGTTGCAGGCGGTATTCAAAGAGGTGTTCCCGATCGAGAGTTACGATGGGAAAGTCGTGCTCGACTTTGTCAAGTACGACATTTCAGAGCCGAAAATGGGTCCCCTCGAGTGCCTGCGCGAGGGCCAGTCCTACGCCGCGCCCCTTTATGTCACCTTCCGCCTCAAGGACGGCGATGAAGTGCGGGAGGAGGACGTCTACATGGGTGAGGTGCCGTTGATGACCCACCAAGGCAGTTTCATCATCAACGGCGCGGAACGAGTGGTCGTCAGCCAGCTCCACCGTTCGCCCGGTATCTGCTTTGAACAGAATCTGCATCCGAACGGGACGATGCTCTACTCGTTCCGCATCATCCCGGATCGGGGATCATGGCTCGAGGTCCAGTTTGATACATCGGACAACCTCCACCTGTACCTGGACCGAACCCGGCGCCGACGCAAGTTCCTCGTTTCCACTTTCCTTCGCGCGCTCGGCTACGACACGGATGATGATTTGTTGTCACTCTTCTACACGATCGAGGATCTCGATCTGAAGGGCGCCGTCTCGGACGAGCAGATCCGGCACCGCGTCCTGCGCGACGATGCGATCGACCTGAACTCCAACACGGTCCTCGGTCGCCGCTTCGAGCCGATCACTCGCGATCTCGTCAAGTCGATGAAGGTGGCGGGAATTGAGTCGGTCCGGGCGGTTAATGTGTCCTGGGATGAGGGGCTCCTGCTCAAGACGATTCAGAAGGATCCGACGCGCAGCACGGACGAGGCCCTCAAGGACATTTACACAAAACTGCGTCCCGGCGATCCGCCGACGATTTCGAATGCGAAGCAGTTACTCAAGCGTATTTTCTTCGACCCGCGGCGGTACGACCTCGGCCGCGTCGGGCGGTATAAAATCCAGCAGAAGCTGGGGCTTCCCGAAATGGCGGACGGCGACGAGGCCCGAATTCTGCACAAGGAAGACCTGATCGCCGCCATCAAATATCTCGTCAATCTCCGAAAAGGCGAGGGCACGGTGGACGACATCGACCACCTCGGCAGCCGCCGGGTTCGGACGGTTGGCGAGCTGCTGGAGAACCAGTGCCGCGTGGGCCTGGCTCGTACCGAGCGGCTCGTGAAGGAGCGGATGACGATATTCGACACGTCGACTGAAAAATTGACGCCGCAGAAGCTGATCAATCCAAAGGCTCTTTCCGCGGTGATCCGCGATTTCTTCGGGCGTAGCCAGTTGTCGCAGTTTATGGACCAGACAAACCCGCTGGCGGAGTTGACGCACAAGCGACGCTTGAGCGCCCTCGGCCCGGGGGGCCTGTCGCGGGAGCGCGCGGGTTTTGAGGTCCGCGACGTGCATTCAAGCCATTACGGCCGGATTTGCCCGATCGAGACGCCGGAAGGCCCGAACATCGGGCTGATCTCCTCGCTTTCCACGTACGCGCGGGTCAACGCTTTCGGTTTCATCGAAAGCCCCTATCGAAAAGTCATCGAGGGGCGAGTGACCGACGAGGTGGACTATCTCACGGCCGATCAGGAGGAAAACTACGTTATCGCTCAGGCGAATGCGCCGGTGGATGAGAATGGCCGGTTCGTGGGCAAGACGGTTCCCGTGAGGTATCGGGGCGACTTTCTCGAGGTGCCGCCGGACCGCGTCGACTATATTGATCTATCTCCCAAGCAGTTGGTGTCCGTGGCAGCCAGTTTGATCCCCTTCCTCGAGCATGATGACGCGAACCGCGCGCTGATGGGTTCCAACATGCAGCGTCAGGCGGTCCCGCTTCTCCGGTCCGAGCGGCCGTATGTGGCGACGGGCATGGAGGCCAAGGTGGCGAGGGACTCTCGCGTGATCGTTCTGGCGGAGGCGCCGGGCAAGGTCGCCTATGTCTCGGCCTCGAAGATCATCGTTTCCGTTGATGGCGAGATGCCGACCAAAAAGACGCCCAAAAGCGACTACCAGGTCTACGAGCTTCGGAAGTTCATGCGCTCGAACGGGGGGACCTGCATCAATCAGAAACCGATCGTGCGGGTGGGCCAGCGGGTCAAGAAGGGCGATGTGCTGGCCGACGGCCCCTGCACGGACCAGGGCGAGCTGGCGCTGGGCAAGAACGTGCTGGTCGCGTTCATGCCGTGGTGCGGCTACAATTTCGAGGACGCCATCCTGATCAGCGAGCGCCTCGTGCGGGAGGACGTCTACACGTCGATTCACATTGAGGAATTTGAATGCGGGGCGCGGGACACCAAGCTGGGGCCCGAGGAGATCACGCGGGATATTCCCAACGTCGGAGAGGATGCCTTAAAGAACCTCGATCATGACGGCGTGGTCCGCATCGGGGCGGAGGTGAAGCCGGGAGATATTCTGGTCGGGAAGATCACCCCGAAGAGCGAGACGGAGCTCGCGCCTGAAGAACGGCTGTTGAGGGCCATTTTCGGCGAGAAGGCGGCTGACGTGAAGGATACGTCCCTCACGGTACCGTCGGGGACCTACGGCATCGTCATGGATGTGAAGGTCTCGGCCCGCCAGGACAACAAGGAGACGAAGCTCACGCCGGCCGAGCGAAGAAAGCAGATCAAGCAAATCGAGACGGAGTTCGCCGAGAAGCATGAACGGCTCACAGAGGACCTCACCGAGGCGTTGAGTAATATCCTTCTCGGAGAAAAGATCCCGCTCGACGTTGTCAACGTGGAAACGGGCGAGGTGATCATTCCGGCGAACCGCAAGATCACCAAGACTCTGTTGCGGAAGCTGGCCGCGGCGTACAACCACATCGAGATCGACCCGAGTCCGATCCAGTTGAAGATCCAAACGATTATCAACGAGTATGCGGCCAAGTTTTCGGACCTCGAGCTCGAGCGTGACCGCCAGCTCGATCGGATTGAGAGCGGCGACGAAATCGAGTCGGGGATCATCAAGCAGGTCAAGGTGTATGTGGCCAGCAAGAAGAAGCTCTCAGTCGGCGACAAGATGGCGGGTCGCCACGGCAACAAGGGCGTCATTGCCAAGATTGTCCCGGACGAGGACATGCCCTTCCTCCCGGACGGTACTCCGGTCGACATTGTGCTCAACCCGCTGGGCGTGCCGAGCCGCATGAATGTGGGTCAGGTGCTGGAGACGCACCTCGGCATCGCCTGCCGCATGCTGGGCATCCACGCGGCGACGCCGGTGTTCGACGGCATCTCGGAGAAGGCCATCCGGGAGCTGATGGTCAAGGCCGGCCTCGACGAGGATGGCAAAACCGTTCTTTATGACGGGCGCACGGGTGAGCCGTTCGACCAACGCGTGATGGTTGGCGTGATCTACATGCTTAAACTTCACCA
- the nusG gene encoding transcription termination/antitermination protein NusG has translation MQKQWFVLHTLSGQEGKVKESIERRIKIEEMQDYIEQVLIPTEKVTETKQQKKITTTRKFFPGYVLIHMCLYDDNKQLVEKSWYFIQNTPGIIGFIGGDRPVPLRDEEVNSLLSQIEETKDKVKPKVTFEPGETVKINDGPFMNFSGVIEEVDPERGKLKVAVSIFGRSAPVELEYWQVERA, from the coding sequence ATGCAAAAGCAATGGTTTGTGCTTCACACGCTTTCCGGGCAGGAGGGAAAGGTAAAGGAGAGCATCGAGCGGCGCATCAAGATCGAGGAGATGCAGGACTACATCGAGCAGGTCCTGATCCCGACCGAGAAGGTCACTGAGACCAAGCAGCAGAAGAAAATCACGACCACTCGGAAATTTTTCCCGGGCTATGTGCTCATCCACATGTGCCTATATGACGATAACAAACAGCTTGTGGAAAAAAGCTGGTACTTCATCCAGAATACGCCCGGCATCATCGGTTTCATCGGCGGCGACCGGCCAGTCCCGCTGCGGGACGAGGAGGTCAACAGCCTCCTAAGTCAGATTGAGGAAACCAAGGACAAGGTCAAACCCAAGGTAACTTTCGAACCGGGCGAGACGGTAAAGATCAACGACGGCCCGTTTATGAATTTCAGTGGCGTGATCGAGGAGGTGGACCCGGAGCGCGGCAAGTTGAAGGTCGCGGTGTCGATCTTTGGCCGGTCGGCCCCGGTGGAGCTGGAGTATTGGCAGGTCGAGCGCGCATGA
- the rplL gene encoding 50S ribosomal protein L7/L12: MSEATQKMEEIVSAIEQMTVLDLSKLVKLLEERLGVTAAAPVAVAAAPGAAGAAAAAAAPAEEKTEFTVVLASAGANKIQVIKELRALTNLGLKEAKDLVEGAPKTIKEGASKEEAANIKAKLEAAGAKVEVK; encoded by the coding sequence ATGTCGGAAGCCACGCAGAAAATGGAAGAAATTGTCTCCGCCATCGAGCAGATGACGGTGTTGGACCTGTCCAAGCTGGTCAAATTGTTGGAAGAGCGTCTGGGGGTGACAGCCGCGGCCCCGGTTGCCGTTGCGGCGGCGCCCGGAGCGGCAGGTGCTGCCGCGGCGGCGGCGGCCCCCGCTGAGGAAAAGACGGAATTCACGGTGGTGCTCGCATCGGCCGGCGCGAACAAGATCCAGGTGATCAAGGAGCTTCGCGCGCTGACGAACCTCGGTTTGAAGGAGGCGAAGGATCTTGTCGAGGGCGCTCCCAAGACCATCAAGGAGGGCGCCTCGAAGGAAGAGGCAGCGAATATCAAGGCGAAGCTGGAAGCTGCCGGCGCCAAAGTCGAAGTCAAGTGA
- the rpmG gene encoding 50S ribosomal protein L33, producing the protein MPREIITLACTECKRRSYTTTRNKRKGGERLELKKYCRFERKHTVHREVK; encoded by the coding sequence ATGCCACGTGAAATCATCACACTGGCGTGCACGGAGTGCAAACGCCGCTCCTACACGACCACGCGGAACAAGCGGAAAGGCGGGGAGCGGCTCGAGCTCAAGAAATACTGCCGCTTCGAGCGCAAACACACGGTGCACCGCGAAGTGAAATAG
- the rplA gene encoding 50S ribosomal protein L1 produces the protein MPKHGKKYRAVAAKVDRGKLYELEEAIAFLKANKYAKFDETAEIAFRLGVDPTQSDQNVRGTVVLPHGTGKKVRVLVFATGMQADAAREAGADYVGFEDLVEKIAGGWTDVDVVISTAECMKEVRKLGKVLGPRGLMPNPKSGTVTEDTASAVKQFKAGRVEFRMDKNGNVHVPFGKLSFPLQALVDNCRAVIEAVQHARPPAAKGTYIKRCTVTSTMGPGLHVNVRDAVAAAA, from the coding sequence ATGCCAAAGCACGGAAAAAAGTATCGCGCGGTTGCGGCGAAGGTGGATCGCGGCAAGCTCTATGAGCTCGAGGAAGCCATCGCCTTCCTGAAGGCCAACAAATACGCCAAATTTGACGAAACGGCGGAAATCGCCTTCCGCCTGGGTGTGGATCCGACGCAGTCGGACCAGAACGTCCGAGGCACGGTTGTTCTGCCCCATGGAACGGGCAAGAAGGTCCGCGTGCTGGTGTTTGCCACCGGCATGCAGGCCGATGCCGCTCGCGAAGCCGGGGCGGATTACGTCGGTTTCGAGGACCTCGTGGAGAAGATCGCCGGCGGCTGGACCGATGTGGATGTGGTGATTTCCACGGCGGAATGCATGAAGGAGGTCCGCAAGCTGGGTAAGGTTCTCGGTCCTCGTGGACTGATGCCGAACCCCAAGTCGGGCACGGTCACGGAAGACACGGCGTCGGCTGTCAAGCAGTTCAAGGCGGGGCGCGTCGAATTTCGAATGGATAAAAACGGGAACGTGCACGTTCCATTCGGAAAGCTTTCGTTCCCGCTGCAGGCGCTCGTTGATAACTGTCGGGCGGTTATCGAGGCCGTTCAGCATGCCCGGCCGCCGGCGGCAAAAGGGACGTACATCAAGCGTTGTACGGTGACGTCGACCATGGGGCCTGGGCTGCATGTCAACGTCCGCGACGCGGTGGCGGCTGCGGCATAA
- the tuf gene encoding elongation factor Tu, which translates to MAKDKFERKKPHVNVGTIGHVDHGKTTLTAAITHVQSLKGLAQEVTYDQVAKASEAQGRRDPTKILTIAISHVEYESEKRHYAHVDCPGHADYVKNMITGAAQMDGAILVVSAVDGPMPQTKEHILLARQVGVPAIVVFLNKVDLVDDPELLDLVELEIRELLNKYEFPGDETPIIRGSALSALKASSKDDPGAKCIQELMDAIDTFIPEPVRAVDQPFLMPIEDVFSIEGRGTVVTGRVERGVVKVGDEVEVIGLRPTQKTTVTGVEMFRKLLDEGRAGDNIGALLRGMKKEDVERGQVLAKPGTVTPHTQFKAEVYVLSKEEGGRHTPFFKGYRPQFYFRTTDVTGDITLPAGVDMVMPGDNVNLEVTLITPIAMEKTMRFAIREGGRTVGAGRVTEIIK; encoded by the coding sequence ATGGCGAAGGATAAATTCGAGCGAAAGAAGCCGCACGTCAACGTAGGGACAATCGGCCACGTGGACCATGGCAAGACCACCTTGACAGCGGCGATCACCCACGTGCAATCCTTGAAGGGCTTGGCGCAAGAGGTCACCTATGACCAGGTCGCCAAAGCTTCAGAGGCGCAGGGTCGCCGCGACCCGACGAAAATCCTGACCATTGCGATTTCGCACGTTGAGTACGAGTCGGAGAAGCGCCACTACGCTCACGTGGACTGCCCCGGCCACGCGGACTATGTGAAAAACATGATCACGGGCGCGGCGCAGATGGACGGCGCGATTCTCGTGGTCAGCGCGGTGGACGGCCCGATGCCGCAGACCAAGGAACACATCCTCCTCGCGCGGCAGGTGGGCGTTCCGGCCATTGTCGTATTCCTTAACAAAGTGGATTTGGTCGATGACCCCGAACTCTTGGACCTTGTCGAGCTCGAGATCCGCGAGCTGCTGAACAAGTACGAGTTCCCAGGCGATGAGACGCCGATTATTCGTGGCTCCGCACTCAGCGCGTTGAAGGCGTCCAGCAAGGACGATCCGGGCGCCAAGTGCATTCAGGAGCTAATGGATGCGATCGACACTTTCATTCCCGAGCCGGTGCGCGCGGTGGACCAGCCGTTCCTTATGCCGATTGAGGACGTCTTCTCCATCGAGGGCCGAGGGACGGTGGTGACGGGCCGAGTGGAGCGCGGCGTCGTCAAGGTCGGCGATGAGGTGGAAGTGATCGGCCTGCGGCCGACCCAGAAGACGACCGTTACCGGTGTTGAGATGTTCCGCAAACTGCTCGACGAGGGACGCGCGGGCGACAACATTGGCGCACTGCTTCGTGGCATGAAAAAGGAGGACGTAGAGCGCGGGCAGGTGCTTGCCAAACCCGGCACGGTGACCCCCCACACGCAGTTCAAGGCCGAGGTCTACGTGTTGAGCAAGGAGGAAGGCGGCCGCCATACGCCCTTCTTCAAGGGGTATCGTCCGCAGTTTTATTTCCGGACCACGGATGTCACGGGTGACATCACGTTGCCGGCGGGTGTGGACATGGTCATGCCGGGCGACAACGTGAACCTCGAGGTCACGCTGATCACGCCGATCGCGATGGAAAAGACCATGCGGTTCGCGATTCGCGAGGGCGGCCGTACGGTCGGCGCCGGACGCGTAACGGAGATCATCAAATAA
- the secE gene encoding preprotein translocase subunit SecE, with translation MKKLNQYIGQARIFLGEVQTELKKCTWPTRSELFESTVVVVAAVAILGVVVAFSDLVLGVVLRVVTR, from the coding sequence GTGAAGAAATTGAACCAGTATATCGGGCAAGCTCGTATCTTTCTCGGCGAGGTGCAGACTGAACTCAAGAAATGCACCTGGCCGACGCGCTCCGAGTTGTTTGAATCGACGGTTGTCGTTGTTGCGGCGGTCGCGATTCTCGGGGTTGTCGTCGCGTTCAGCGATCTGGTGCTGGGCGTCGTGTTGAGGGTGGTCACGCGGTAG